Proteins from a genomic interval of Streptomyces sp. Tu6071:
- a CDS encoding class I SAM-dependent DNA methyltransferase translates to MTELASLPATRTAYDAIAPVYAERFSDSLRDVPLERALLSAFAELVRAGGDGEVGDLGCGPGYVTAHLRGLGLRAFGVDASPAMIGLAREAHPGVRFEVGSTAALGLADGALGGVLSRWSLIHTLPAEVPAVLDEFARVLAPGGHLLLSLAATDGPEHETQSYDHAVTTAYRWSPDRLAALLAERGLRESARTVIEPRPTDKRQFQTLHLLARKA, encoded by the coding sequence ATGACCGAACTCGCGAGCCTGCCCGCCACCCGTACCGCCTACGACGCCATCGCGCCCGTCTACGCGGAGCGGTTCAGCGACTCCCTGCGCGACGTCCCGCTCGAGCGCGCCTTGTTGAGCGCGTTCGCCGAGCTGGTGCGGGCGGGCGGGGACGGCGAGGTCGGCGACCTCGGCTGCGGGCCCGGCTACGTGACGGCGCACCTGCGCGGTCTGGGCCTGCGCGCCTTCGGCGTGGACGCCTCGCCCGCGATGATCGGGCTCGCGCGCGAGGCCCACCCGGGGGTGCGCTTCGAGGTCGGCTCGACGGCCGCGCTCGGCCTCGCCGACGGCGCGCTCGGCGGCGTCCTGTCGCGGTGGTCGCTCATCCACACCCTCCCGGCCGAAGTACCGGCGGTCCTGGACGAGTTCGCCCGCGTCCTCGCCCCGGGCGGTCACCTCCTGCTCTCCCTCGCGGCGACCGACGGGCCCGAGCACGAGACGCAGTCGTACGACCACGCGGTGACCACCGCCTACCGCTGGTCCCCCGACCGCCTCGCCGCACTCCTCGCCGAGCGTGGGCTGCGCGAGTCGGCCCGGACCGTGATCGAGCCGCGGCCCACGGACAAGCGGCAGTTCCAGACACTCCACCTCCTGGCCCGCAAGGCGTAG
- a CDS encoding alpha/beta fold hydrolase, translated as MTAPRPLPLEDVTLRRVPVNGVTLNVALAGSGPAVLLLHGFPHTWELWRVVMADLADRYTLIAPDLRGLGASDKPASGYDAGTLAEDAEALLAALGVTSAAVVGIDAGTPPAFLLALRRPALVRRLVVMESLLGRLPGAEDFLAGGPPWWFGFHAVPGLAERVLEGHEAAYIDWFLTEGTLGEGVPAWARDAFVRAYTGRDSLRAAFAHYRALPESAARIAEAITTTRLTVPALALGAHPVGGALEHQLRGCADDVTGGLVEGSGHIIPLHRPEALLGRLRGFLAG; from the coding sequence ATGACCGCACCCCGCCCGCTTCCCCTGGAGGACGTCACCCTCCGCCGCGTCCCCGTCAACGGGGTCACGCTCAACGTCGCGCTCGCGGGCTCGGGGCCCGCCGTCCTCCTGCTGCACGGCTTCCCGCACACGTGGGAGCTGTGGCGCGTCGTCATGGCGGACCTCGCCGACCGGTACACGCTCATCGCGCCCGACCTGCGCGGGCTCGGGGCGAGCGACAAGCCCGCGAGCGGCTATGACGCGGGCACGCTCGCCGAGGACGCCGAAGCGCTCCTCGCCGCGCTCGGCGTGACGTCGGCCGCCGTCGTCGGCATCGACGCGGGCACCCCGCCCGCCTTCCTCCTCGCCCTGCGCCGCCCCGCGCTCGTCCGGCGGCTCGTCGTCATGGAGTCGCTGCTCGGACGGCTCCCCGGCGCCGAGGACTTCCTCGCGGGCGGCCCGCCGTGGTGGTTCGGCTTCCACGCGGTGCCGGGCCTCGCCGAAAGGGTCCTGGAGGGCCACGAGGCCGCCTACATCGACTGGTTCCTGACCGAGGGCACCCTCGGCGAGGGCGTCCCCGCCTGGGCGCGCGACGCCTTCGTCCGCGCCTACACCGGCAGGGATTCCCTGCGCGCCGCCTTCGCCCACTACCGCGCACTCCCCGAGAGCGCCGCCCGCATCGCCGAAGCGATCACCACGACCCGCCTCACGGTCCCGGCCCTCGCCCTCGGCGCCCACCCGGTGGGCGGGGCACTGGAGCACCAGCTGCGCGGCTGCGCGGACGACGTCACGGGCGGCCTGGTCGAGGGCTCGGGCCACATCATCCCGCTGCACCGGCCGGAAGCGCTGCTCGGACGGCTGCGGGGGTTCTTGGCGGGGTGA
- a CDS encoding acetyl-CoA C-acetyltransferase, producing the protein MTTEAYVYDALRTPRGRGKQSGSLHGTKPIDLVVGLLHSLQDRLPTLDPAAIDDIVLGVVSPLGDQGSDIARIAAIAAGLPETVAGVQENRFCASGLEAVNLAAAKVRSGWEDLVIAGGVESMSRVPMASDGGAWAMDPMTNLETGFVPQGIGADLIATIEGFTRRDVDEYAALSQERAATAWKEGRFDRSVVPVRDRNGLVVLDRDEHPRPGTTADSLAKLKPSFADIGELGGFDAVALQKYHWVEEIDHVHHAGNSSGIVDGSALVAIGGEEVGQRYGLRPRARILSAAVSGSDPTIMLTGPAPASRKALAKAGLTAADIDLYEMNEAFAAVVLRFARDMDVPLDRINVNGGAIALGHPLGATGAMLLGTLIDELERQDKRYGLATLCVGGGMGVATVVERL; encoded by the coding sequence ATGACCACCGAAGCGTACGTCTACGACGCCCTCCGCACCCCCCGGGGCCGCGGCAAGCAGTCCGGCTCCCTCCACGGCACGAAGCCGATCGACCTCGTCGTCGGTCTCCTCCACTCCCTCCAGGACCGCCTCCCCACCCTCGACCCCGCCGCGATCGACGACATCGTGCTCGGCGTCGTCTCGCCGCTCGGCGACCAGGGCTCCGACATCGCGCGCATCGCGGCGATCGCCGCCGGGCTGCCCGAGACCGTTGCCGGGGTGCAGGAGAACAGGTTCTGCGCCTCCGGGCTCGAAGCGGTCAACCTCGCCGCGGCGAAGGTCCGTTCGGGCTGGGAGGACCTCGTGATCGCGGGCGGCGTCGAGTCGATGTCGCGCGTCCCGATGGCCTCGGACGGCGGGGCCTGGGCGATGGACCCGATGACGAACCTGGAGACGGGCTTCGTCCCGCAGGGCATCGGGGCCGACCTCATCGCGACCATCGAGGGCTTCACGCGCCGCGACGTCGACGAGTACGCGGCCCTCTCGCAGGAACGCGCCGCGACCGCCTGGAAGGAGGGCCGCTTCGACCGCTCCGTCGTGCCCGTGCGCGACCGCAACGGCCTCGTCGTCCTCGACCGCGACGAGCACCCGCGCCCCGGTACGACGGCCGACAGCCTCGCGAAGCTCAAGCCGTCCTTCGCGGACATCGGCGAACTCGGCGGCTTCGACGCCGTCGCGCTCCAGAAGTACCACTGGGTCGAGGAGATCGACCACGTGCACCACGCGGGCAACTCCTCCGGGATCGTGGACGGTTCGGCGCTCGTCGCGATCGGTGGCGAGGAGGTCGGGCAGCGGTACGGGCTCCGCCCCCGCGCCCGTATCCTCTCCGCCGCCGTCTCCGGCTCGGACCCCACGATCATGCTCACGGGGCCCGCCCCCGCCTCGCGCAAGGCCCTCGCCAAGGCCGGTCTCACCGCCGCCGACATCGACCTGTACGAGATGAACGAGGCGTTCGCCGCCGTCGTCCTCCGCTTCGCCCGGGACATGGACGTCCCGCTCGACAGGATCAACGTCAACGGCGGCGCGATCGCCCTCGGCCACCCCCTCGGCGCCACGGGCGCGATGCTCCTCGGCACGCTCATCGACGAACTCGAACGCCAGGACAAGCGCTACGGCCTCGCCACCCTCTGCGTCGGCGGCGGCATGGGCGTCGCC
- a CDS encoding acyl-ACP desaturase, with translation MSPRRSPDDLSGGWTDRRLLLALEEVVERELNRHLSVTKDWMPHHYVPWGEARNFPEFFVDGEPWAPEQSKVTEVGRTALVVNLLTEDNLPSYHHEIAALFGRDGAWGTWVHRWTAEEARHGIVMRDYLLASRAVDPDALERFRMEHMSAGFESDNRHSMLHSVAYVAFQELATRVSHRNTGHQSGDPVCDRMLARIATDENLHMVFYRNLLRASLDLAPDLALSAIRDVVVDFRMPGHGIPNFGRAAAQMAIGEVYNLRIHHDDVLSPVLRYLKVLDRDGLGPEGLKAQEELGYFMGGLDDKASEFDEKLAARKARLAAKAAAEG, from the coding sequence GTGTCCCCGCGCCGCTCCCCCGACGACCTCAGTGGCGGCTGGACCGACCGCCGTCTGCTGCTTGCCCTGGAGGAGGTGGTGGAGCGGGAGCTGAACCGGCACCTCTCGGTGACGAAGGACTGGATGCCGCACCACTACGTGCCGTGGGGCGAGGCCAGGAACTTCCCCGAGTTCTTCGTGGACGGGGAGCCCTGGGCGCCGGAGCAGTCGAAGGTCACCGAGGTCGGCAGGACCGCTCTCGTCGTCAATCTCCTGACCGAGGACAACCTGCCGAGCTACCACCACGAGATCGCCGCGCTCTTCGGCCGCGACGGCGCCTGGGGCACGTGGGTGCACCGCTGGACCGCCGAGGAGGCCCGGCACGGGATCGTGATGCGGGACTACCTGCTCGCGAGCCGCGCCGTCGACCCGGACGCGCTGGAGCGGTTCCGCATGGAGCACATGAGCGCCGGTTTCGAGTCCGACAACCGGCACTCGATGCTCCACTCGGTCGCCTACGTGGCCTTCCAGGAACTCGCCACGCGCGTCTCGCACCGCAACACGGGCCACCAGTCGGGCGACCCGGTGTGCGACCGGATGCTCGCGCGCATCGCGACCGACGAGAACCTGCACATGGTCTTCTACCGCAACCTGCTGCGCGCCTCGCTCGACCTCGCCCCCGACCTCGCGCTCTCCGCGATCCGCGACGTCGTCGTCGACTTCCGCATGCCGGGCCACGGCATCCCGAACTTCGGCCGCGCGGCGGCGCAGATGGCGATCGGCGAGGTCTACAACCTGCGCATCCACCACGACGACGTGCTCTCCCCCGTGCTGCGCTACCTCAAGGTCCTCGACCGCGACGGGCTCGGCCCCGAGGGGCTCAAGGCGCAGGAGGAGCTGGGCTACTTCATGGGCGGACTCGACGACAAGGCGAGCGAGTTCGACGAGAAGCTCGCCGCGCGCAAAGCGCGACTGGCGGCCAAGGCGGCGGCCGAGGGCTGA
- a CDS encoding SsgA family sporulation/cell division regulator yields the protein MSLTIEQAVKAHVVAAAAFLPTVEATFHYDARDPFAVRVDFPASATLEGTEVSWTFARELLREGLTGPVGTGDVRVRPHGWERLIVEFHAPEGMAVVHLPSAEVRGFLERTAAVVAPGEERITVDLDRCLAALMREG from the coding sequence TTGTCCCTCACCATCGAACAAGCTGTCAAGGCCCACGTCGTGGCCGCCGCCGCCTTCTTGCCCACCGTCGAGGCCACGTTCCACTACGACGCGCGCGACCCCTTCGCGGTCCGCGTCGACTTCCCCGCCTCGGCCACGCTGGAGGGCACGGAGGTGAGCTGGACCTTCGCGCGCGAACTCCTGCGCGAGGGCCTCACGGGGCCCGTCGGGACGGGTGACGTGCGGGTGCGCCCGCACGGCTGGGAACGGTTGATCGTGGAGTTCCACGCGCCCGAGGGGATGGCCGTCGTGCACCTGCCGAGCGCGGAGGTGCGCGGTTTCCTGGAGCGGACGGCCGCCGTCGTCGCGCCGGGTGAGGAGCGGATCACGGTGGACCTCGACAGGTGCCTGGCGGCGCTCATGCGGGAGGGCTGA
- a CDS encoding DUF523 domain-containing protein, translated as MDTLNEPSPVLVSACLRGVACRYDGRDKRSGALDELLAGRRVVAFCPEQAGGLPTPRRPAELRGGDGHGVLEGTARVVEDTGDDVTAAFVAGAERALATARRTGCAEAVLMPRSPSCGAGGVYDGAFTGTLTAGEGVTAALLRRHGIAVREAPGV; from the coding sequence GTGGACACCTTGAACGAGCCCTCCCCCGTCCTCGTGAGCGCCTGCCTGCGCGGCGTCGCGTGCCGCTACGACGGGCGCGACAAACGGAGCGGGGCGCTGGACGAACTGCTCGCGGGGCGCCGCGTCGTCGCCTTCTGCCCCGAGCAGGCCGGGGGCCTTCCGACGCCGCGCCGGCCCGCCGAACTGCGCGGCGGGGACGGGCACGGGGTGCTGGAGGGCACGGCCCGGGTCGTGGAGGACACGGGGGACGACGTGACGGCGGCCTTCGTCGCCGGTGCCGAACGCGCCCTGGCCACGGCCCGCCGCACGGGCTGCGCGGAGGCCGTCCTCATGCCGCGCAGCCCCTCGTGCGGCGCGGGCGGGGTCTACGACGGCGCGTTCACGGGGACGCTCACGGCGGGCGAGGGCGTGACGGCCGCGCTGCTGAGGCGGCACGGCATCGCCGTACGGGAGGCTCCGGGCGTATGA
- a CDS encoding SDR family NAD(P)-dependent oxidoreductase: MSGRLAGKTALVTGSTSNIGRATARALAAEGAHVVVSGRNAERGKEAVEAIRAAGGTADFVAADLDGSAAASRALAEEATRVLGGRVDILVNNAGIYPPNTTETVDEETFDRVYAVNVKAPYFLTAALAPAMAAAGGGAIVNLGSWIARLGVGVSSLYSSTKGAVETLTRAWSAEYGPRGVRVNAVSPGVVHEPLPEGVASPGDVMMEGTPAGRHGLPEDIAAAVVYLASDEAGFVHGTVLDVDGGRVAAAVVRN; encoded by the coding sequence GTGAGCGGACGACTGGCCGGAAAGACGGCCCTTGTCACAGGTTCCACCAGCAACATCGGCCGTGCGACCGCGCGGGCGCTCGCCGCCGAGGGCGCCCACGTCGTGGTCAGCGGGCGCAACGCCGAGCGCGGCAAGGAGGCCGTCGAGGCGATCCGCGCGGCCGGGGGGACCGCCGATTTCGTCGCGGCCGACCTCGACGGCAGCGCCGCCGCCTCGCGCGCGCTCGCCGAGGAGGCCACCCGGGTGCTCGGCGGTCGCGTCGACATCCTCGTGAACAACGCGGGGATCTACCCGCCGAACACGACGGAGACCGTCGACGAGGAGACCTTCGACCGGGTCTACGCGGTCAACGTCAAGGCCCCGTACTTCCTCACCGCCGCGCTCGCGCCCGCGATGGCCGCCGCGGGCGGCGGCGCGATCGTCAACCTCGGTTCGTGGATCGCCCGCCTCGGCGTCGGGGTCAGCTCGCTCTACTCCTCGACGAAGGGCGCCGTCGAGACCCTGACCCGCGCCTGGTCCGCCGAGTACGGCCCGCGGGGCGTCCGCGTCAACGCGGTCTCACCCGGCGTCGTGCACGAGCCCCTGCCCGAGGGTGTCGCGTCCCCGGGCGACGTGATGATGGAGGGCACCCCGGCGGGCCGCCACGGCCTCCCCGAGGACATCGCCGCGGCCGTCGTCTACCTCGCGAGCGACGAGGCCGGCTTCGTGCACGGCACGGTGCTCGACGTGGACGGCGGCAGGGTCGCGGCGGCGGTGGTACGGAACTGA
- a CDS encoding NUDIX hydrolase — protein sequence MSGTPAVRRRRTSRVLLTDPGGRLLLLCARDPRTPGAAWWFTVGGGIEAGESPEEAALREVAEETGLVLRSGRLGPVVWTRRALFTVDGVRIDQDEEFRVVVLDAAETAAVRVDTREATHGHRWWSAEALATTAETVRPRGIADRLPALLAAGARGDWPVVEHLGDVDEDVDARRA from the coding sequence ATGAGTGGCACCCCGGCCGTCCGCAGGCGCCGTACGTCTCGCGTCCTGCTCACCGACCCCGGGGGGCGTCTGCTCCTGCTGTGCGCCCGCGACCCGCGCACGCCGGGCGCGGCGTGGTGGTTCACGGTGGGCGGGGGCATCGAGGCGGGCGAGTCGCCCGAGGAGGCGGCGCTGCGCGAAGTGGCCGAGGAGACGGGGCTCGTGCTGCGGTCCGGCCGGCTCGGCCCCGTGGTGTGGACGCGGCGGGCCCTCTTCACGGTGGACGGTGTGCGGATCGACCAGGACGAGGAGTTCCGCGTGGTCGTCCTGGACGCGGCCGAGACCGCCGCCGTGCGTGTCGACACGCGCGAGGCGACGCACGGCCACCGCTGGTGGAGCGCGGAGGCCCTCGCGACGACGGCGGAGACGGTGCGCCCGCGCGGGATCGCGGACCGGCTGCCCGCGCTGCTCGCGGCGGGAGCGCGCGGGGACTGGCCGGTGGTGGAGCATCTGGGGGACGTGGACGAGGACGTGGACGCGCGGCGGGCGTAG
- a CDS encoding endonuclease V translates to MEILRTPADWPRTETEARAAQEMLRARLVRDEAGPAPGTVPLTGVDVAYDDARDLVAAAAVVLDPGGRTVLGQATAVGRVAFPYVPGLLAFRELPAVLAALDRLPVAPGVVVCDGYGVAHPRRFGLAAHLGVLTGLPVFGVAKNPFLFTYAAPGEERGARAPLLDGAEEVGAALRTRTGVKPVYVSAGHRVTLDTACAHTLALTPRYRLPETTRRADALCRAALKEAVGN, encoded by the coding sequence GTGGAGATCTTGCGCACACCCGCCGACTGGCCACGTACCGAGACGGAGGCGCGCGCCGCGCAGGAGATGCTGCGCGCGCGACTCGTGCGCGACGAGGCGGGCCCCGCACCCGGCACCGTCCCCCTGACGGGCGTCGACGTCGCCTACGACGATGCCCGCGACCTCGTCGCGGCGGCGGCCGTCGTCCTCGACCCCGGGGGCCGCACCGTCCTCGGGCAGGCGACGGCCGTGGGACGCGTCGCGTTCCCGTACGTGCCCGGACTCCTCGCCTTCCGCGAACTCCCCGCCGTGCTCGCGGCCCTGGACCGCCTCCCCGTCGCTCCCGGCGTCGTCGTCTGCGACGGCTACGGCGTCGCCCACCCGCGCCGCTTCGGGCTCGCGGCGCACCTCGGCGTCCTCACCGGGCTGCCCGTCTTCGGCGTCGCGAAGAACCCGTTCCTCTTCACGTACGCGGCGCCCGGCGAGGAACGCGGCGCCCGCGCCCCGCTCCTGGACGGCGCGGAGGAGGTGGGCGCGGCGCTGCGGACCCGTACCGGCGTCAAACCGGTCTACGTCTCGGCGGGCCACCGCGTCACGCTCGACACGGCGTGCGCCCACACCCTCGCCCTGACCCCGCGCTACCGCCTCCCGGAGACGACGCGCCGCGCGGACGCCCTGTGCAGGGCGGCGCTCAAGGAGGCGGTGGGGAACTGA
- a CDS encoding saccharopine dehydrogenase family protein — MEPNTLPGRPHETARRDREFDLVLYGASGFVGALTAAYLAEHAPPSLRWALAGRGEEKLERTRAALGLESVPVLTADAEDATALRALAARTRVVATTVGPYLRYGDALVGACADAGTDYADLAGEPEFIDRSYLRHEARARATGARLVHGCGFDSVPADLGAHFTVGLLPEGVPLRVDGFLSVDAAPSGGTVDSTLTALGRPLALARAARERAAVEAPPEPGRRVTAPPGPPRYVGELDAWALPLPVLDPLLVARSARALPRYGPDFRYRHHVTARRLPTALAGLAGAAALLAAAQVPPLRRALSARLVPGTGPSEERRARSSFSLRFIGEGGGRRVYTEVRGGDPGYDETARILGESALCLALDDLPALSGQLTPAVAMGETLTERLRRSGLVIREAARREG; from the coding sequence ATGGAGCCGAACACCTTGCCCGGCCGTCCCCACGAAACCGCCCGGAGGGACCGCGAGTTCGACCTCGTGCTCTACGGCGCGAGCGGCTTCGTCGGCGCGCTGACCGCCGCGTACCTCGCCGAACACGCGCCGCCCTCGCTGCGCTGGGCGCTCGCGGGGCGCGGCGAGGAGAAGCTGGAGCGGACGCGCGCCGCGCTGGGGCTGGAGAGCGTGCCCGTCCTGACCGCCGATGCCGAGGACGCGACCGCGCTGCGCGCCCTCGCGGCGCGGACCCGGGTCGTCGCGACGACGGTGGGCCCCTACCTGCGGTACGGGGACGCGCTCGTCGGGGCGTGCGCGGACGCGGGCACGGACTACGCGGACCTCGCCGGGGAGCCGGAGTTCATCGACCGGAGCTATCTGCGCCACGAGGCGCGGGCGCGGGCCACGGGGGCGCGGCTCGTGCACGGCTGCGGATTCGACTCGGTGCCCGCCGATCTCGGCGCGCACTTCACCGTGGGGCTGCTGCCCGAGGGGGTGCCGCTGCGGGTCGACGGCTTCCTCTCGGTCGACGCGGCGCCTTCGGGCGGCACGGTCGACTCGACGCTCACCGCCCTCGGGCGCCCGCTCGCGCTGGCCCGCGCGGCCCGGGAGCGCGCCGCCGTCGAGGCGCCGCCCGAGCCAGGGCGCCGCGTCACGGCCCCGCCGGGACCGCCCCGTTACGTGGGCGAACTCGACGCCTGGGCGCTGCCGCTGCCCGTGCTCGACCCGCTGCTCGTCGCCCGCTCGGCCCGCGCCCTGCCCCGCTACGGCCCGGACTTCCGCTACCGCCACCACGTGACCGCGCGCCGCCTCCCCACCGCGCTCGCGGGACTGGCGGGCGCGGCGGCTCTCCTCGCCGCCGCCCAGGTCCCGCCGCTGCGCCGTGCCCTCTCCGCGCGCCTCGTCCCCGGCACGGGCCCGAGCGAGGAGCGCCGCGCCCGCAGCAGCTTCTCGCTCCGCTTCATCGGGGAGGGCGGCGGCCGGCGCGTGTACACGGAGGTGCGGGGCGGCGACCCGGGCTACGACGAGACGGCCCGCATCCTCGGCGAGTCGGCCCTGTGCCTCGCCCTGGACGATCTCCCGGCGCTGTCGGGCCAGTTGACACCGGCCGTGGCGATGGGCGAGACGCTGACCGAGCGCTTGCGGAGGTCGGGGCTGGTGATCAGGGAGGCGGCACGGCGGGAGGGCTGA
- a CDS encoding methyltransferase domain-containing protein, producing MTDLFERAVPDPAAYLDRLAATDAARTYKAVILDALDARPGATALDLGCGSGADLGPLADAVGPTGKVVGVELLPGLAERARERTRATAHIGVVAGDLHALPFPDGSADLARTDRGLQHVVDPARALAEIRRVLRPGGRLVMGEPDWDSLAIDHPDLGLARAYTRHVADRIVRNGVIGRQLPRLAREAGFAVRGVVPVTSVFREVEAADRVLGLRRTTERAVAAGRLSAAEAERWLGHLATEPFHAAVTLHVVVAEAAA from the coding sequence ATGACCGACCTGTTCGAGCGTGCCGTACCGGACCCGGCCGCCTACCTCGACCGGCTGGCCGCGACCGACGCGGCGCGTACCTACAAGGCCGTCATCCTCGACGCGCTGGACGCCCGGCCGGGCGCGACGGCGCTCGACCTGGGCTGCGGTTCGGGGGCGGATCTCGGCCCGCTCGCCGACGCGGTGGGCCCGACCGGCAAGGTCGTCGGCGTGGAACTCCTGCCCGGCCTGGCCGAGCGGGCGCGCGAGCGGACGAGGGCCACGGCGCACATCGGCGTGGTGGCCGGGGATCTCCACGCCCTGCCGTTCCCGGACGGCTCCGCCGACCTCGCCCGTACCGACCGGGGCCTCCAGCACGTCGTGGACCCGGCCCGCGCCCTCGCGGAGATCCGGCGTGTCCTGCGTCCCGGCGGCAGGCTCGTCATGGGCGAACCCGACTGGGACTCGCTCGCCATCGACCACCCCGACCTCGGCCTCGCGCGCGCCTACACGCGCCACGTGGCGGACCGGATCGTGCGCAACGGGGTCATCGGGCGGCAACTGCCCCGGCTCGCGCGCGAGGCGGGGTTCGCGGTGCGCGGCGTCGTCCCGGTCACCTCGGTCTTCCGCGAGGTCGAGGCCGCCGACCGGGTGCTCGGCCTGCGGCGCACCACCGAGCGTGCCGTGGCCGCCGGCCGGCTGAGCGCCGCGGAGGCCGAGCGGTGGCTCGGCCACCTCGCCACGGAGCCCTTCCACGCCGCCGTGACCCTCCACGTCGTCGTCGCCGAGGCCGCCGCGTAG
- a CDS encoding CaiB/BaiF CoA transferase family protein — MSGTAERGGPLGGVRVLELAGLGPGPFAAMLLADLGADVVRVDRPERGGMFGMDPALDFTNRGKRSVELDLKTEEGAAAVLALAERADLLVEGFRPGVAERLGVGPEQALAANPRLVYGRVTGWGQEGPLAHRAGHDLTYLAPTGALALGGDPEAPPTFPANLLGDFAGGSLYLVVGLLAALRHAERTGEGQVVDAAIVDGAAHLTTLLHGLMAAGGWQDRRGSNLLDGGSPFYGCYETADGKHMAVGALEKRFYNEFTERLGIAGTAPAREDFDHWDELRARIAAAFRTRTRAEWTKVFADSDGCVAPVLSLREAPHHPHLAVRNTFVPGPDGTPQPAPAPRFSATPAPAPGPLLTPGADTAAVAEEWGVEGLTDQRNSPSGA, encoded by the coding sequence ATGAGCGGAACAGCGGAGCGGGGCGGGCCCCTCGGCGGAGTGCGGGTCCTGGAACTGGCGGGGCTCGGCCCCGGGCCCTTCGCCGCGATGCTCCTCGCGGACCTCGGCGCGGACGTCGTACGGGTCGACCGGCCCGAGCGCGGCGGCATGTTCGGCATGGACCCCGCGCTCGACTTCACCAACCGGGGCAAGCGCTCCGTCGAACTCGACCTCAAGACCGAGGAGGGCGCCGCCGCTGTCCTCGCGCTCGCGGAGCGCGCCGACCTCCTCGTCGAGGGCTTCCGGCCCGGCGTCGCCGAACGCCTCGGCGTCGGCCCCGAGCAGGCGCTCGCCGCCAACCCGCGCCTCGTCTACGGGCGCGTGACCGGCTGGGGCCAGGAAGGCCCGCTCGCCCACCGCGCCGGGCACGACCTCACCTACCTCGCTCCAACCGGGGCCCTCGCGCTCGGCGGCGACCCCGAAGCGCCCCCCACCTTCCCGGCGAACCTCCTCGGCGACTTCGCGGGCGGCTCGCTCTACCTCGTCGTCGGTCTCCTCGCCGCGCTGCGGCACGCCGAGCGCACGGGCGAGGGCCAGGTCGTGGACGCCGCGATCGTCGACGGCGCCGCACACCTCACGACGCTCCTGCACGGCCTCATGGCGGCGGGAGGCTGGCAGGACCGGCGCGGCAGCAACCTCCTCGACGGCGGCAGTCCCTTCTACGGCTGCTACGAGACCGCCGACGGCAAGCACATGGCGGTCGGGGCCCTGGAGAAGCGCTTCTACAACGAGTTCACCGAACGCCTCGGCATCGCCGGAACGGCCCCCGCGCGCGAGGACTTCGACCACTGGGACGAGCTGCGCGCACGGATCGCGGCGGCCTTCAGGACCCGGACGCGGGCGGAGTGGACGAAGGTCTTCGCCGATTCGGACGGCTGCGTCGCACCCGTGCTGTCCCTGCGCGAAGCCCCCCACCACCCGCACCTCGCCGTCCGGAACACCTTCGTCCCCGGCCCCGACGGCACCCCGCAACCCGCCCCGGCCCCCCGCTTCTCCGCGACCCCGGCCCCGGCCCCCGGCCCGCTCCTGACCCCGGGCGCGGACACGGCGGCGGTGGCGGAGGAGTGGGGAGTCGAGGGCCTGACCGACCAGAGAAACAGCCCTTCCGGCGCTTGA
- a CDS encoding WhiB family transcriptional regulator, which produces MLVMSDHGDSTSTGEEPEDWQEAALCAQIGPDFFFPEPGGSVQDAKRVCRSCPSRRACLEHALARDERYGVWGGLSEKERGRLRRLRRA; this is translated from the coding sequence ATGCTCGTCATGAGCGATCACGGGGACAGCACGAGCACGGGCGAGGAGCCCGAGGACTGGCAGGAAGCGGCCCTGTGCGCGCAGATCGGCCCGGACTTCTTCTTTCCCGAGCCGGGCGGTTCGGTCCAGGACGCCAAACGCGTCTGCCGCTCCTGCCCGAGCCGCCGCGCCTGCCTGGAACACGCCCTCGCCCGCGACGAGCGCTACGGGGTGTGGGGCGGCCTCTCGGAGAAGGAGCGGGGACGGCTGCGGAGGCTGCGGAGGGCGTGA